A window of the Fulvia fulva chromosome 11, complete sequence genome harbors these coding sequences:
- a CDS encoding HMG box-containing protein, with protein MARVRREPVATAVCSEASKERQSITEDNGEDSDGPSITTGRRQRARRVISDESSAEDPGLPRKTVSKSPVLQPKPRVRLAPLQSLSSASSLTIQDDREEKGSRTRQRPNGVGNINSKGLSSRPKVVEQSLPVPTPLEHDAEETDVEESIWCGSNHESESSSDDELPSPRKWFVPPARDIDRTSKPSSERPLPNLSKQFEALSMFDDEDNAAPTKKASKTRRKRTFDSSDKENDHAATGLSPPRLFRPTKNDPIARPSTPPPPPASPSKLKSPSKRIGAPIPAPPFRPSLDAFWTADTVNDWNDQYSPQKTLKSPRKLKFQPNDEPASPTTSPGKRNSPTKRTKAELDMRKDFEARKHALAESFLAELDQTMTSGQVAELSKSTGGVQLVWSKTLNSTAGRANWRRESTKSKSRDGTVTTTHKHHASIELASKVIDDEDRLLNVIAHEFCHLANFMVSGIKDQPHGASFKQWGKKCTQAFGDRGVEVTTKHTYEIEYKYIWQCADELCAMEFKRHSKSIDPSRHRCGKCKAELVQIKPVPRKAAAGKGSNSGTPTLPGGKTPTAPVTGYAAFVKEHFASIKKGMPPGTLHKEVMQALGEKYRAEKAAREGKNDFGTLADAIAKDLEAVKLGGGKKEEIIEID; from the coding sequence ATGGCAAGAGTCCGAAGAGAGCCGGTAGCCACAGCTGTATGCTCTGAGGCGTCCAAAGAGCGACAGAGCATCACAGAGGACAATGGAGAGGACAGCGACGGACCGAGCATCACTACCGGACGACGACAGCGGGCACGACGTGTGATATCTGATGAATCAAGTGCTGAAGATCCAGGCCTTCCACGCAAGACCGTGAGCAAGTCTCCCGTGCTGCAGCCAAAGCCTCGTGTACGCTTGGCGCCACTGCAATCACTTTCGAGCGCCAGCTCTTTGACCATCCAAGACGATCGTGAGGAGAAAGGAAGCCGGACACGACAGAGACCGAATGGTGTTGGTAACATCAACTCGAAAGGGCTTTCATCTCGACCGAAAGTTGTAGAGCAATCGTTGCCAGTGCCAACACCGCTTGAGCATGATGCAGAGGAGACCGATGTCGAGGAAAGCATATGGTGTGGCTCTAATCACGAGTCTGAAAGCTCGTCTGACGATGAGCTGCCGAGCCCACGGAAGTGGTTCGTACCCCCAGCGCGAGATATAGACCGAACGTCCAAGCCTTCATCAGAGCGGCCCTTGCCGAATTTGTCGAAGCAATTCGAGGCATTGAGCATGTTCGACGATGAGGACAACGCCGCACCTACCAAGAAAGCATCGAAAACTAGAAGGAAGAGGACTTTCGATTCCTCGGACAAGGAGAACGATCATGCCGCCACCGGGCTTTCGCCGCCACGTCTGTTCAGGCCTACCAAGAATGACCCCATCGCGAGACCGTCAACGCCTCCACCGCCGCCAGCATCTCCCTCGAAGTTGAAGTCGCCTTCCAAAAGGATCGGAGCGCCCATCCCAGCACCACCCTTCCGGCCAAGCCTGGATGCATTCTGGACAGCGGACACAGTGAATGACTGGAACGATCAATACTCGCCACAGAAGACACTGAAGTCTCCTCGGAAGCTCAAATTCCAACCTAACGATGAGCCTGCATCGCCAACGACATCACCTGGGAAGCGAAACAGTCCAACGAAGCGAACCAAGGCAGAGCTCGACATGCGCAAAGACTTCGAAGCACGAAAACATGCCCTAGCAGAATCCTTCCTCGCGGAACTTGACCAGACCATGACATCCGGTCAGGTCGCAGAACTCTCCAAATCTACAGGCGGTGTCCAACTAGTCTGGTCGAAAACCCTTAATTCCACGGCCGGCCGAGCCAACTGGCGCCGCGAATCGACCAAAAGCAAGTCTCGCGACGGCACAGTCACCACAACCCACAAACACCATGCCTCAATCGAGCTTGCCTCAAAGGTCATTGACGACGAAGATCGCCTACTGAACGTCATAGCCCACGAGTTCTGCCACTTAGCAAACTTCATGGTCTCCGGCATCAAAGACCAACCTCATGGCGCGAGCTTCAAGCAATGGGGCAAGAAGTGCACTCAAGCCTTCGGTGATCGGGGCGTCGAAGTCACCACGAAGCACACCTATGAGATTGAATACAAGTACATCTGGCAATGCGCCGATGAACTTTGTGCAATGGAATTCAAGCGGCATTCCAAGAGTATCGACCCGAGCAGACATAGGTGTGGGAAGTGTAAGGCGGAGTTGGTACAAATTAAGCCTGTGCCTCGAAAAGCTGCTGCTGGAAAGGGTAGCAATTCTGGAACACCAACGTTACCTGGTGGAAAGACTCCTACTGCACCGGTGACGGGGTATGCGGCGTTCGTGAAGGAGCATTTTGCGAGTATCAAGAAGGGCATGCCGCCTGGGACACTGCATAAGGAGGTCATGCAAGCGCTGGGGGAGAAGTATCGTGCTGAGAAGGCGGCGAGGGAAGGCAAGAACGATTTTGGAACTCTTGCTGATGCGATTGCGAAGGATCTTGAGGCTGTGAAGTTGGGTGGCGGGAAGAAAGAGGAGATTATAGAGATAGATTGA
- a CDS encoding Major facilitator superfamily multidrug transporter mdrA codes for MYRISTDSSPNMRSNPDLEDERKAQPAFAIKECYSDSTLGNALDFSTPRHPNLSRSHSTLASTLNATRPVEIPEPVLQALETRQLDIDHHGVVSWRDDSITHPRHWPMPRKLYDTAIICILEFLTTLISNTGSSAARYASKDVGVETELSIFCFVTLYLLGQSVGGLIFPPIAETFGGRTIYVAATGAFAISCMLMGASPTLPAVIIGRTLSGVFSALPTIVAVGSIENMWNSKGRIWVIQIWVVVAIFALALGPPIAVYISETTAGWRWIYAGAAICMGIMTVSCFFMKESRPALVLRQHVRAIEKETGYDGLSLDEEFGLPTMREFARTNLILPVKLWFTELLVFLVALMAAVSFGFIYLFAEALHVVYHSGFGMDEKSSSLTFLAIGVGVWFTFIPRLYDVHITNVEARRKQPLEPEAKLLGYYIAAPVLAVGLWWFACTVPPLVPDLSIWVSMCALVLVGYGIVEFDSVLCAYLTDTYTSYAESANAPVAFLRAVLSGVFPLFAPKMFKGLGANNALFLLAAIATAFCGIAILFKFYAKSIRERSPFAQKTAMTAI; via the coding sequence ATGTATCGAATTTCGACAGACTCGTCACCAAACATGAGATCCAATCCAGATCTCGAAGATGAGCGCAAGGCTCAGCCTGCTTTCGCAATCAAAGAGTGCTACAGCGACTCCACCCTCGGAAACGCTCTCGACTTCTCCACACCTCGACATCCAAATCTATCAAGATCCCACTCCACGTTGGCATCAACACTCAACGCCACACGACCCGTCGAAATTCCAGAACCGGTGCTCCAGGCCCTCGAGACCCGGCAGCTGGACATCGATCACCATGGCGTAGTAAGCTGGCGTGATGACAGCATAACGCATCCTCGCCACTGGCCCATGCCACGAAAGCTGTACGACACAGCCATCATCTGTATACTGGAGTTCCTCACGACGCTGATCAGCAACACCGGATCTTCAGCCGCCAGGTACGCCAGTAAGGACGTTGGTGTTGAAACAGAACTCTCCATCTTCTGCTTCGTGACGCTCTATCTTCTGGGACAATCCGTAGGAGGCCTGATCTTCCCGCCCATAGCAGAGACATTCGGTGGAAGGACGATCTATGTTGCAGCCACCGGTGCTTTCGCAATATCATGTATGCTAATGGGTGCGAGTCCGACGTTGCCGGCCGTGATTATCGGCCGAACTTTGTCTGGTGTTTTCTCTGCGCTTCCCACTATAGTGGCGGTGGGCAGCATAGAAAATATGTGGAACTCCAAAGGTCGAATATGGGTCATTCAGATCTGGGTCGTGGTTGCGATATTTGCTCTGGCACTAGGTCCACCGATAGCGGTATATATTAGCGAGACCACCGCCGGGTGGAGGTGGATCTATGCTGGCGCCGCCATTTGTATGGGGATCATGACGGTATCTTGCTTCTTCATGAAAGAGAGCAGACCTGCTCTGGTCCTGCGTCAGCATGTGCGCGCCATTGAGAAGGAGACCGGGTATGATGGGCTGTCGCTGGATGAGGAGTTTGGCCTACCGACGATGAGGGAGTTCGCGAGAACCAACCTGATCCTGCCGGTGAAGCTGTGGTTCACCGAACTTTTGGTCTTCCTTGTAGCGCTCATGGCCGCTGTGAGCTTTGGTTTCATCTACCTCTTCGCAGAAGCATTGCACGTGGTGTATCATTCTGGCTTCGGCATGGACGAGAAGAGCAGCTCTCTGACTTTTCTTGCGATCGGAGTCGGAGTCTGGTTCACCTTCATCCCGCGACTGTACGACGTACACATTACGAACGTCGAAGCAAGGAGAAAGCAGCCTTTGGAGCCGGAGGCCAAACTTCTCGGCTACTATATTGCGGCTCCGGTGCTGGCCGTTGGACTCTGGTGGTTTGCCTGCACCGTGCCGCCTCTGGTTCCAGATCTTAGCATCTGGGTATCCATGTGTGCATTGGTACTGGTTGGGTATGGCATCGTCGAGTTCGACAGCGTTCTCTGCGCGTACCTCACCGATACGTACACGTCGTACGCCGAATCGGCAAATGCTCCAGTGGCCTTTCTGCGAGCGGTCCTGAGCGGTGTCTTCCCATTGTTCGCGCCCAAGATGTTCAAGGGCTTGGGTGCGAATAATGCTCTCTTCTTGCTGGCAGCAATCGCAACGGCCTTTTGTGGTATTGCTATCCTGTTCAAATTCTACGCCAAGAGCATCCGAGAGCGGTCTCCGTTCGCGCAGAAGACTGCCATGACTGCGATTTAG
- a CDS encoding Vacuolar protein sorting-associated protein 51, with amino-acid sequence MSTIASPRASPRPSLSLSSRRGSASTDVTVTSASSKLAPPAVERGSLRRNRTALRDYYNLQTNASSTSIAENATPTLDPDQDSELDKLNFSPDEYVQSLLAREGLEGVLRVEAGLVSDIRSLDGEKKALVYDNYSKFIKATDTIRVMRERMDPMMPGTGTLGAAVGHIAETAAELQKELRDGSGGSGGGKSVKRMLVRWVLNAPERLGKMRESGREKEARLEWEKVEGCLEKWKGVNGVEDVRRACEEVMGREAAG; translated from the coding sequence ATGTCAACAATAGCGTCACCCCGAGCCTCGCCACGACCCTCCCTCTCCTTATCCTCTCGTCGCGGCTCAGCCTCCACCGATGTAACAGTGACCAGCGCTAGCAGCAAACTCGCACCGCCCGCCGTCGAACGCGGCTCACTCCGCCGCAACCGCACCGCCCTCCGCGACTACTACAACCTCCAAACCAACGCTTCCTCCACCTCGATCGCCGAAAATGCCACTCCCACCCTAGACCCTGACCAAGACTCCGAGCTTGACAAGCTCAACTTCTCCCCAGACGAATATGTTCAATCCCTCCTCGCGCGCGAAGGCCTCGAGGGAGTTCTACGCGTTGAGGCGGGGTTAGTCAGTGACATAAGGAGTCTTGATGGCGAGAAGAAGGCTTTGGTGTATGATAATTATAGCAAGTTTATCAAGGCTACGGATACGATTCGGGTTATGAGGGAGAGGATGGATCCTATGATGCCGGGGACGGGGACGTTGGGGGCGGCGGTGGGGCACATTGCGGAGACGGCTGCCGAGTTGCAGAAGGAGCTGAGGGATGGGAGTGGGGGGAGTGGGGGAGGGAAGAGTGTGAAAAGGATGTTGGTGAGGTGGGTTCTGAATGCGCCGGAGAGGTTGGGGAAGATGAGGGAGAGTGGAAGGGAGAAGGAGGCGAGGCTGGAGTGGGAGAAGGTCGAGGGATGTTTGGAGAAATGGAAGGGTGTGAATGGGGTGGAAGATGTTAGGAGAGCGTGCGAGGAGGTTATGGGGCGAGAGGCCGCTGGTTGA